A portion of the Colius striatus isolate bColStr4 chromosome 1, bColStr4.1.hap1, whole genome shotgun sequence genome contains these proteins:
- the TMEM182 gene encoding transmembrane protein 182 gives MKLSVGIFFGGFFAALGVLLFLVAFGTDYWLLATETGNCLKAPEDTGGEKATFHHEGFFWRCWFSGNVGENNASMWNFWYTNQSPSKNCTHAYLSPFPLIRDEHNSTSYDSAIIYRGFWTVLMLLGVLTIVMASFFIICAAPFASHVLYKAGGGFFIIAGVLFSLVVVMYVIWVQAMADLENYTNMKQMDCPDFAVYVHYGWSFMLAPIGAFFALLAGMLFLLVGRAIYLHSD, from the exons ATGAAACTGAGTGTGGGGATATTTTTTGGAGGTTTCTTTGCAGCTCTGGGGGTTTTACTCTTTCTGGTGGCATTTGGAACTGATTATTGGCTTCTTGCTACAGAAACAGGAAACTGTTTGAAAGCACCTGAAGACACTGGG GGAGAGAAGGCCACTTTCCATCATGAAGGTTTCTTCTGGAGATGCTGGTTTAGTGGAAATGTAGGAGAAAATAATGCCAGCATGTGGAATTTCTGGTATA CTAACCAGTCACCTTCTAAGAACTGTACACATGCCTACCTGTcaccatttcctcttatccgaGATGAGCACAACTCAACCTCCTATGACTCTGCAATCA TTTATCGTGGTTTCTGGACAGTTCTTATGCTCCTGGGAGTGCTCACTATTGTGATGGCTAGTTTCTTCATCATCTGTGCCGCTCCTTTTGCCAGCCACGTTCTGTACAAAGCAGGAGGAGGCTTTTTTATCATTGCTG gtgTCTTGTTTTCTCTGGTAGTCGTGATGTATGTCATCTGGGTCCAGGCGATGGCTGATCTGGAAAACTACACAAACATGAAACAAATGGATTGCCCAGACTTTGCAGTTTACGTACATTACGGCTGGTCTTTTATGCTGGCTCCTATAGGAGCGTTTTTTGCTTTGTTAGCAGGAATGCTGTTCTTGTTGGTAGGACGTGCCATTTATTTACACTCAGACTAG